A genomic region of Chelonia mydas isolate rCheMyd1 chromosome 9, rCheMyd1.pri.v2, whole genome shotgun sequence contains the following coding sequences:
- the C9H3orf80 gene encoding uncharacterized membrane protein C3orf80 homolog, which yields MWQCLSEGLLVLGAALLWQPCQGTWSCGELTCGERESCCDYGNATHTEIKCCKLPFHTFLDNVGWFVRKLSGLLILLVLFAIGYFLQRIICPSPRRYHRPQRQDSPASLLNATAATSQDSLLDSGSGSRYPGEPEPPPLRMGSPLFLQLPSYEEVKYLPTYEESMRLQRQSPKEIVLPVSSLATAASGEPERAGGRGPRS from the coding sequence atgTGGCAGTGTCTCTCCGAggggctgctggtgctgggggctgctctgctcTGGCAGCCCTGCCAGGGCACCTGGAGCTGCGGGGAGCTGACCTGCGGCGAGCGGGAGAGCTGCTGTGACTACGGCAATGCCACCCACACGGAGATCAAGTGCTGCAAGCTGCCCTTCCACACCTTCCTGGACAACGTGGGCTGGTTCGTGCGGAAGCTCTCGGGGCTGCTCATCCTGCTGGTGCTCTTCGCCATCGGCTACTTTCTGCAGCGCATCATCTGCCCCAGCCCCCGCCGGTACCACCGGCCGCAGCGCCAGGACTCCCCCGCCTCCCTGCTCAACGCGACGGCGGCCACCTCGCAGGACTCCCTGCTGGACAGCGGCAGCGGCAGCCGCTACCCGGGCGAGCCGGAGCCGCCGCCGCTGCGGATGGGCTCCCCGCtcttcctgcagctgcccagctacGAAGAGGTGAAGTATTTACCCACCTACGAGGAGTCCATGCGGCTGCAGCGCCAGAGCCCCAAGGAGATCGTCCTGCCCGTGTCCAGCCTGGCCACGGCCGCGAGCGGGGAGCCGGAGAGGGCGGGAGGCAGAGGCCCCCgcagctga